The sequence AAACTTTTTTGACATGGCGGCAAATGCTTTTATCGGAGCTTACCGCAGACACCATAAAAACAATACATTTGAAATTGCTTTAGAATATACAAGTTGTCCTGACATTAGCGACAAAACAGTTATACTCTGCGATCCCATGTTAGCTTCGGGATCTTCCATTATTTTGGCTTACAAGGCGCTTTTAACACGAGGTATTCCAAAGCACACCCATATTGTATGTGCGATTGCAAGCGCTGAAGGACTTGATTACATAAAAACACATATGCCGTCTCCAAATTATACGGTTTGGTGCGGCGCAATAGACCAGGAGCTCACAGCACAGGCTTACATTGTACCAGGACTGGGCGACGCAGGAGATCTTGCATTTGGAAACAAATTGTAACTATGTTAAAGAAAACAACACTGAATTTTAAAAGCGCGGGAGTTTTAAGCTCTTTGGTGCTCAACTATTTAAATAAAGAAGAAAAACTAAAACCGTTTTACGATTTTTTTCCAGACGAAAAAGGTTTTTCAGAATTATTAAAAAAACATCCCTACCAAAACTTTGACAGAAATCTTCTTTCTGAAATTCTCATAA is a genomic window of Sphingobacteriaceae bacterium containing:
- a CDS encoding uracil phosphoribosyltransferase; this encodes MVHNLALENSILNQFITEIRDIEIQKDAMRFRRNLERLGEIFAYEISKTLTYQKVQTTTPLGIADSKVLTSQPVIATILRAGLPLHQGLLNFFDMAANAFIGAYRRHHKNNTFEIALEYTSCPDISDKTVILCDPMLASGSSIILAYKALLTRGIPKHTHIVCAIASAEGLDYIKTHMPSPNYTVWCGAIDQELTAQAYIVPGLGDAGDLAFGNKL